The Belonocnema kinseyi isolate 2016_QV_RU_SX_M_011 chromosome 10, B_treatae_v1, whole genome shotgun sequence genome has a window encoding:
- the LOC117181425 gene encoding UDP-glucuronosyltransferase 2A3-like produces the protein MHLFWFFVTSTWLILSSLVINSSSESATVHYGSPTFSASENKKFNILAALFTSGGSHFIFFEPLLEALARRGHNLTVLSYNPRENNNIDANVLPNYKNVFLTDPKIIAKNVLNLEELWANYYNSYFPSSVVDIILLRNFGLTYCEMTFNNTAVRELIKSDQKFDLIFMETFCSDCALGFVHKFHAPVIALSSHEILPWINDRLGNPDNPSHIPGFHKFYSGKMTFMQRVMNTLHLWWVKVFYEIRFQWPNQKLVEEFFGPGVPPLSEIVKKTSALLVNTHYSIHGSRPYVPNVIEVGGIHIGKPKPLPDDIQKFLDDAPEGVLLFSWGSMIKTSTLSQEKLDALLNVFCEMPRKVILKWESEEMPRKLKNVMLKKWLPQFDLMSE, from the coding sequence ATgcatttattttggttttttgttACCTCTACATGGTTAATTCTATCGTCATTGGTCATAAACTCATCAAGTGAATCTGCTACAGTTCATTACGGATCTCCAACATTCAGtgcatcagaaaataaaaaattcaatattttagctGCTTTATTTACTTCAGGTGGGAGCCATTTCATATTTTTCGAACCGCTCTTGGAAGCACTTGCTCGAAGAGGTCACAATCTGACTGTGTTGTCTTACAATCCTCGTGAAAATAACAATATTGATGCGAATGTGCTACCAAATTATAAAAACGTATTCCTCACTGATccgaaaattattgcaaaaaatgttttgaatcttGAAGAATTATGGGCTAATTATTATAATTCCTATTTTCCATCATCAGTGGTGGACATTATTCTACTTCGTAATTTTGGACTCACATATTGTGAAATGACTTTTAATAATACTGCCGTTCGTGAGCTGATTAAATCTGATCAGAAGTTTGATCTGATTTTCATGGAAACTTTCTGTAGTGATTGTGCTTTAGGTTTCGTCCATAAATTCCACGCACCAGTTATAGCATTATCATCTCATGAAATATTGCCGTGGATCAATGATCGGCTGGGGAACCCTGATAATCCCAGTCACATTCCGGGATTCCATAAGTTTTATTCAGGTAAAATGACGTTTATGCAAAGAGTCATGAACACATTGCATTTGTGGTGGGTAAAAGTTTTTTACGAAATAAGATTTCAATGGCCTAATCAGAAACTTGTTGAAGAGTTTTTTGGACCTGGGGTTCCTCCTCTTAGTGAAATTGTAAAGAAGACATCTGCTCTGTTGGTAAATACGCATTATTCCATTCATGGATCGAGACCTTATGTTCCAAATGTAATTGAAGTTGGTGGGATTCATATTGGTAAGCCAAAACCATTACCAGATGATATACAAAAGTTCCTCGATGATGCTCCAGAAGGAGTTCTTTTATTCAGTTGGGGTTCTATGATTAAGACATCAACACTGTCGCAAGAGAAACTGGATGCTTTGTTAAATGTCTTCTGTGAAATGCCACGAAAGGTAATTTTAAAGTGGGAATCTGAGGAAATGCCAAGGAAGCTGAAAAATGTGATGCTTAAGAAGTGGTTGCCACAATTTGATCTCATGAGTGagtaa